In Candidatus Hydrogenedentota bacterium, the following are encoded in one genomic region:
- a CDS encoding prepilin-type N-terminal cleavage/methylation domain-containing protein produces MKNLHDKRRAGVTLLELMISMAILTAVTGVLFTLSLTIGDTARIQNSKINSNDEARRALLAIVPRLRQAQRVSVNTAQFPGDVLSFRMAADIDGNGSAVNVGGALELSGVITVQRDADDLNGDGLTTTQLIMINGDAVTVLANNLSPDPGPAPVPDGAELPENTAGFWVESQNGGVLITIRTQGHSRRGHVIRQEFTELVNPRN; encoded by the coding sequence ATGAAGAACCTCCACGACAAACGGCGGGCCGGCGTTACCCTGCTGGAACTGATGATATCGATGGCCATCCTGACGGCGGTCACGGGCGTGTTGTTTACACTTTCGCTGACAATTGGCGACACGGCGCGCATTCAGAACTCCAAGATCAACTCGAACGATGAGGCGCGGCGCGCGCTGCTGGCGATCGTGCCGCGCCTGCGCCAGGCCCAGCGGGTGAGCGTCAACACCGCGCAGTTTCCGGGCGATGTGCTGTCCTTCCGCATGGCCGCGGATATCGACGGCAACGGCAGCGCGGTAAACGTGGGCGGGGCCCTCGAATTGAGCGGGGTGATCACCGTTCAGCGCGACGCCGACGACCTGAACGGGGACGGCCTGACCACGACGCAACTGATCATGATAAACGGGGACGCGGTTACAGTCCTCGCAAATAATCTGTCTCCCGATCCCGGCCCGGCTCCCGTGCCGGATGGGGCCGAATTGCCCGAGAACACGGCGGGGTTCTGGGTCGAAAGTCAAAATGGTGGCGTACTGATAACCATACGGACACAAGGCCATTCCCGCCGGGGCCACGTGATCCGGCAAGAGTTCACCGAACTAGTGAACCCGAGGAATTAA